In Zingiber officinale cultivar Zhangliang chromosome 11B, Zo_v1.1, whole genome shotgun sequence, a single window of DNA contains:
- the LOC122035008 gene encoding uncharacterized protein LOC122035008 — translation MMERPAASTAFADNAGSGNDGRPSQPEDDFEFTFPIGGARDEPIVTADELFSHGRILPVYPVFDRSLALHSSEESAAKPPARQIPIRRILVEESGSRSESISSSSSSSEADDLVSTAAREYRPRTVRSAPQSPEWIRECTSTETSRRWKLWDTLFGRRSHSDGKKKSMFLEFPSSPPLERRSPRPSKGPNTKPGGNGKAAKGPRRSFLPFR, via the coding sequence ATGATGGAACGCCCAGCCGCCAGCACCGCCTTCGCAGACAACGCCGGCTCCGGCAATGACGGCCGGCCCTCTCAACCCGAGGACGATTTCGAGTTCACCTTCCCGATCGGTGGCGCCCGCGATGAGCCCATCGTCACCGCCGATGAGCTCTTCTCCCACGGCCGCATCCTCCCCGTCTACCCTGTCTTCGACCGCTCCCTTGCCCTCCATTCGTCGGAGGAGAGTGCGGCGAAGCCTCCAGCCAGGCAGATCCCCATTCGCCGGATTCTCGTCGAGGAGAGTGGCTCTAGATCTGAGTCgatctcgtcgtcgtcgtcgtcgtccgagGCGGACGATCTGGTGTCGACCGCGGCGCGAGAGTACCGTCCACGAACCGTGAGGTCGGCGCCACAATCCCCGGAGTGGATAAGGGAGTGCACGTCCACCGAGACGAGCCGGCGGTGGAAGCTTTGGGATACCCTGTTCGGACGCCGGAGCCACAGCGACgggaagaagaagtctatgttccTTGAATTTCCCTCATCTCCGCCGCTGGAGAGGAGGAGTCCGAGACCAAGCAAAGGCCCAAATACAAAACCCGGAGGGAACGGGAAGGCGGCCAAGGGGCCGCGGCGGTCCTTCTTACCGTTCCGTTAG